The Neosynechococcus sphagnicola sy1 region CATGATTTGGTTGAGGTCATGTTTGGCAAAGATGCCCCTGATTTTGGTGCCGCCTCCGATGGCGATGGCGATCGCAACATGATTTTAGGGCGTCAGTTTTTTGTCACCCCCAGCGATAGTCTGGCAATCCTGGCGGCCAATGCCAAGTTAGTACCGGCTTACCACGATGGATTAGCGGGGATTGCCCGTTCGATGCCCACCAGTCAGGCAGCGGATCGGGTAGCGGCGGCCTTGGGAATTGACTGCTACGAAACCCCAACGGGGTGGAAATTCTTCGGCAATCTTCTGGATGCGGGGAAGGCCACCCTCTGTGGAGAGGAAAGCTTTGGTACTGGCTCTAACCATATCCGAGAAAAAGATGGCCTTTGGGCTGTGTTGTTCTGGCTGAATATTCTGGCGGTACGGCAACAGTCCGTGGAACAGATTGTCCGAGAACACTGGCAAATTTACGGACGCCATTACTACGCTCGCCACGACTACGAAGGGGTGCATAGCGATCGCGCCCAGACCCTGATTACCCAGTTACGGCAGTTAGTCCCCACCCTTAAAGGTCAGCGGTATCAATCCTACGAGGTCGAGTATGGCGATGACTTCAGCTATACTGACCCCGTGGATCACAGTATCAGCAACCAACAGGGAGTGCGGGTGGGATTTACCGATGGGTCTCGCATTGTCTTCCGCCTGTCGGGCACGGGCACCCAGGGAGCAACCCTGCGAGTGTATCTGGAAAGCTATGAATCAACGGTGGTCAAGCAACAGCTGGAGCCTCAAGTAGCGCTAGCTGACCTGATCGGGATTGCCGATCAACTGGGTCAGATTCGTACCCTCACGGGCATGGCGCAACCCACCGTGATTACTTGAGGCAGCTCCTCTGAAGCCTGAGTGCAGGATTGGGGCGGCCATGATCCTCAATCCTCTCTCAATCCCCCAGATAAATTCCCAACCCTCGGGCGGTTTTCACCAGGGTGCCTTCTGGATTGACAGCCTGATAGTGGGCGATCGCAGCGGCAATGGGAACACTCACCACCTGGCGGTTTTGCCAGGTCACCATGTGGTCGTATTTCTCTTCTGCGATCAAGTCCACCGCCGCAACCCCAAAAGCAGCTGCCACCAGGCGATCCAGGGGGGAAGGGGTACCACCCCGCTGCACATGGCCAAGAACTGTCACCCGGGTTTCAGCGCCACTGCAATCGCAGATGCGATCGGCCAGATAGTCGCCAATGCCACCCAGACGACACTGCCCCAGGCGATTGGTAATGGAAACCACTTCCCCCGCTTCGGTGCGCACGGCCTCAGAGACAATCACCAGGGAATAATTCTTCCCCTGGGACTGCCGTTCCTCCAGCTTGCGACAAATATTAGCAACGGTATAGGGAATTTCGGGAATCAAGATCACATCGGCTCCCCCGGCAATGCCAGCGGAAATCGCAATGTGTCCAGCATCCCGCCCCATCACCTCCAGAATCATCACCCGTGAATGACTTGCCGCCGTAAAGTGCAACCGATCCAAGGCTTCGGTCGCCGTATTTACTGCCGTATCAAATCCGATGGAGTGCTCGGTAATGCCAACATCGTTATCAATGGTTTTAGGAATTCCAACGAGATTCCAGCCCCCGTGTTGTGCCAGCTTGCGGAGAATTGCCATGCTGCCATCCCCGCCAATGCCAATCACAGCGTCGAGGTGCAGTTGGTAATAACCGTCAATAATGTCCTGGGTGCGATCGCAGACGGTACCATCGGGCATGGGAAAGGCAAAGGGGTTGCCCTTATTGGTGGTACCTAGAACCGTGCCGCCAGCAGTTAACAGAGCATCTACCTTCTCAATTCCTAAATCGGTCACTTGGGGAGGATGGGACATTAACCCATGGGTGGCTTGACGAATCCCGATCACTTCCCACCCATAGGTGCCCACGGCTCGGTAGACCACGGCTCGAATCGCAGCATTCAA contains the following coding sequences:
- a CDS encoding alpha-D-glucose phosphate-specific phosphoglucomutase — translated: MNIRIVTTQPFCDQKPGTSGLRKQVSVFQQLHYLENFVQSIFDTLEGYQGHTLVLGGDGRYYNRQATQIILKMAAANGWGRVLVGQGGILSTPAVSCVIRKYQAFGGIVLSASHNPGGPKGDFGIKYNIGNGGPAPEKVTEAIYARSRGITSYKILEANDIDLDRLGTVQLGVLDVEVIDTVTDYAQLMESLFDFEKIQQLLINSRFRMCMDSLHAVTGSYAHRLFEDRLGAPLGTVCNGTPLEDFGGGHPDPNLVYAHDLVEVMFGKDAPDFGAASDGDGDRNMILGRQFFVTPSDSLAILAANAKLVPAYHDGLAGIARSMPTSQAADRVAAALGIDCYETPTGWKFFGNLLDAGKATLCGEESFGTGSNHIREKDGLWAVLFWLNILAVRQQSVEQIVREHWQIYGRHYYARHDYEGVHSDRAQTLITQLRQLVPTLKGQRYQSYEVEYGDDFSYTDPVDHSISNQQGVRVGFTDGSRIVFRLSGTGTQGATLRVYLESYESTVVKQQLEPQVALADLIGIADQLGQIRTLTGMAQPTVIT
- a CDS encoding ATP-dependent 6-phosphofructokinase — its product is MGKRKRIGILTSGGDCAGLNAAIRAVVYRAVGTYGWEVIGIRQATHGLMSHPPQVTDLGIEKVDALLTAGGTVLGTTNKGNPFAFPMPDGTVCDRTQDIIDGYYQLHLDAVIGIGGDGSMAILRKLAQHGGWNLVGIPKTIDNDVGITEHSIGFDTAVNTATEALDRLHFTAASHSRVMILEVMGRDAGHIAISAGIAGGADVILIPEIPYTVANICRKLEERQSQGKNYSLVIVSEAVRTEAGEVVSITNRLGQCRLGGIGDYLADRICDCSGAETRVTVLGHVQRGGTPSPLDRLVAAAFGVAAVDLIAEEKYDHMVTWQNRQVVSVPIAAAIAHYQAVNPEGTLVKTARGLGIYLGD